GTGAGCTCGGCCAGCATTGGGTTGGCGCTGGAATAGGGCAGGCGGGCGTCCAGCACCTCCAGCACCACGTCGATTTCCGGCAGCGCCTCAGTAATTTGGCGGCGTGCCTTGTGCATGTGTCCCGGGTACCAGCCCAGCATGGCCTCTTCTCCTGCGCGTTTCTAACGGCCGCCCATCTTAGCAGATGGACGGCGGGCTGGGGCCAGCGGGGAAGGGCGGCGGGCCTCTGGTGCTACTCGTCGCGGTTGAAGTCGATGGCCACCGAGTTGATGCAGTAACGAAGGCCGGTGGACTCCGGCGGGCCGTCCGGGAAGACGTGGCCCAGATGGGCATCACAGTGCGAGCAGACCACTTCGGTACGCTGCATGCCATGGCTGGTGTCGTCATGCTCCTCGACCGAGCCCTTGCCTAGCGGGCGGTCGAAGCTTGGCCAGCCGCACCCGGCATCGAACTTGTGCTCGTTCTCGAACAGCGGGGCATGGCAGCAGACGCAGTGATAGATGCCCTGGGCGTCTTTTACCTGGTAGTCACCGGTAAAGGGCCGTTCGGTGCCTTTCTCACGCGTGACCCGGTACTGCTCGGGGCTGAGCTGGCTGCGCCACT
Above is a window of Halomonas sp. I5-271120 DNA encoding:
- the msrB gene encoding peptide-methionine (R)-S-oxide reductase MsrB; amino-acid sequence: MRKKIEKSDTEWRSQLSPEQYRVTREKGTERPFTGDYQVKDAQGIYHCVCCHAPLFENEHKFDAGCGWPSFDRPLGKGSVEEHDDTSHGMQRTEVVCSHCDAHLGHVFPDGPPESTGLRYCINSVAIDFNRDE